The Silene latifolia isolate original U9 population chromosome X, ASM4854445v1, whole genome shotgun sequence genome contains the following window.
GGAGACTCAGTTGGGAGAGGAGGGAAGGAGAGAAGgtgagtgatttttttttttttttttgtgtatgaGAAATGGAAGGGCAAAACTGGAATGAGCGGTAATTGTGTAGGATTTAGTAAAAtagtgtgcgggatttagcacgtCCCTTTCTTAAATAACCCATTTTTTCTTATATTAGCATTTGTTTGAATGGGAGAAAAGtactgcttttttttttttttttttttggaaaagaaAGAAAGTACTGCTTTTTAAGCCTCCGTAGTTCAAAAATTCTCGAATCAAAATCACATAATTCACCCAATTTTTTTCCAAGATactaaatgtttttttttttaaaaaaagaaaaaaaaaagggcatAATAGCACGACATCAATCTCCCGTGGTGAATATTTTATTCTCTGTTGTTGCAGGCCATTTCTATCATCAGGTGGCCACTACTCAGACGCCATTTTCCGCCCAAAtaattcagaaaaaaaaaaataaacacaaaTGTGAGGTTTAATGGTGTGTTTTGTTTCATTAATTTGGTAATCAAAAACCCTAATCACCATTTTCATCATAACTCAAAGCTTATACTACCATTCATTCCTTCAAGCTCAACTGCCAACTGGTATTCACCTTACAAAAAGTCTTCACctttgttatttgtttttctttactTACTATTTTTAAGCTCATTTTGTTTCGTTAACTTCTACTCCCGCTCATTCAATACATTCTTCACATTTGATTATTATAATGCTTCTAAAAAATAAAAACGTAAAGAATCTATTGAATGGCAACTTTTGCCGTATTTAGTTATGTAAATTTCAACTGTGTATTGACTTTCTATTTTTGattgtgttttatttttgttaagtGGGGGTAATAAATGTGTTGATGATATATATTTGCTGAGATTGTCACCCAATTAACTACTCCATGTGGTAACAGGAAATAAATCAATCATAATTCATAAATCATAAATGCATTGCATTGACATACAGATTACAGATTACAGATTACAGATTACAGATTACAGATTACAGATTACAGATATGATTGTTGGATTCTTTAATCTTTTGCATATAATGCTACCTTAGATGGACAATATACAAATTTATAAACATGGGTAAATGTCCAAGTGGTAGATTTCGCAATTTTTCACCTGTTTCTGATTTTAATACGAATCTCTTAAATCCTAGCTGGTGTAGGATACCCGGTCTATTGTTTTCTTTTCGTGtttgttttgatcttttgatTTGGCATTTGGCGAGGTACATTGTTGTACTTCTGGTGTAGTAACCCTTGGCTTTCACCTGAACACATTTACTTGCTGTAAACGGAATTGCGAAAACATAGGTACTGGTCTATTGGATGGTGATGCTTAATTGTTGGTTCCTTATACAGGACATGTTGCTGAGAGGTACTGGTTTCTACATTTGGGTGATTTTGGGTGTCGTTTGCACCATTGCTTGCCTGTCAGAATGTGGAAGTTGTCCTTTGGAAGGGATCGGTTTCCTGAATACCTACCCGAGCTATTTGGGTTTGGATTATGGGCCTGGATGTGAACATAAGGTACCTGTAGTTGAAAATGTTTCTTATAGCTCCAAACTTATGATTCCGGAATGGATGGTTCAGAGCCTAAATTACTTGGACGGGGATAGAAGTATCACAAGCGTGTATGAGTCTAAGTATCAGGCCAATCAAGGTCAGCTATTTTGTGACAATTTCTCATGTGTTTGGCTTATAATCAAGTGTCCAAGTGTCATACTCATGCCCAAGTGTCGAATGTCTAATACGACTATGCAAGGTAATATGGAGAGTTTGCGTAGCATAGGTCAGAGCAACATGAGCGGAATATATGTGCTCGATGATCATGACCCCTTTTCCCCTCTGGTCTCCCTAAACATATACTTTGCCAAATCAATTGCTCTCAAATATATGATCCAGCAACCTTGGTCAAGTAATCTCATCCACCACGATTCAACTGATACAAGTAGGTCCGGATTTTTCATGGTGGTGAATCCATTGACTCAGGCTTTTTTACATCCGTATGACACGGCATCACCAGGTCCCATCTTATCTCATCATTCAAATCATTGTGAATGGAAGACCAAAAGCTTAGTTATGCCAAGTATCAATCTCCATCTCAATATGAGCTTGCCTTGTTCTCTAAGTAGATCATATCCTATCAATTCGCATTTTATCGAGGAAGCTAGTTTTGGGCTCATGGTGAAGAGGGATTTTAATTTTAAGCAAGCAAGTGGTATCTCTATTAGCATGCTTAATCTTTGCATTGGGATGGTTCTAGCTGCTGTTTTAATGTTCCTCCTATTCCGGCTCATAATGCCCCAAATAATACTGTCTCATTCTGTGGATTACTCGATCAAAGGTGACAGGAGGTCCATTCAAGTTGTAAGGCCAAAACAGAAGTCATCAACTGTGCATCTCAGCCAGAGGAATAGAAAGTCGGTTAAATCCACTAAAATGGCTCACTTTAAAGCAGTTCAGAGAGATGAATCTAGTTTTTCACCCTCACTGGTTTCTAAGCCAGTAATAATAGACAGCAATGGTGGCAAATTTGAGGAATCACCACCTGTTTCTTCCACAGTCAGAACTCGAAAGGACAAGAGGAAGCGGCCTAGAAAGAAAAATGGGGTTACTTCAGGAATAATCGCGCATATGGAAGTTTTGAATCATGATGGGAATTCTAAAACCACAAGCTCCCTGTCACTGGAAGAAAGTCTTTTTCACGATTCCTCTAGTTTATTCATTCGGGACACAATTGTTACGTTTTCTGGGTTAGAAAGGTCTGCCTTGGACCCACCAATCTCGGCTCCCTCTAGATTGGCAATCTCTTCACTTTCTCGGGCTCCTGGGCCGAGAAGTAAGACGCAGAAAGCAGTTCAAGCAGAGGAAAGAGGAGATTATGAGGACAGATTTAGGTACGATATTTGGGGCGATCATTTTTCGCGAATTGGCCTCATGTGTAGGCCAGAcggttcatttgcaagtttgtcaGAACCTATGGAAGGTGTTTCTCATAGCTTCTTTGTAAGTGATCCATTACAAACTCTGATGAGAAATTCTGGTCCTGCGCCTGCGCCTGTAACTGCagattaataagaaaaaaaaaatcaaattgttTGGTGCCTTGTCTCTTGATGTTTCATTAGCGTTTTACTTACTTCTATAATTCCGAATTGCCTCTTGAGTCTTGACGAGAAAACATATGGTACATGTCTCTATCTGTAGACATCATTTTTCATCATCAACCTATTTTTGAACTCCGACTATAGATTAACAGCGTATCTTTTCCGAAACTTATTAATTTGAAAAGGCCAGTTATAAAGTTTGAAGCAGTATTCAGTATTAGTATCCACTATCCCGTATCCTAGATATCAGGTCATTTCGAGTTCCAGATTGAACAGGTTACTGCTCGAGATTTTCGGGTTATTATGGGTAAAGTGCGGGTCAACAATTATTATCTAACGCCTTTTATAGtcgaaaaatatttttttaaaaactaaagtatatttaatattaatatctTAATCATACTCAATGTTtagttttttaattattttttcaaatatattatataataaatattaatattttgataaaaattattttaatttatcttCGAGTCAACGTGTTCGTGTAGGGGTTTCAATTAAATTAACAGGTCATTTCGAGTTCCAGATTGAACAGGTTACTGCTCGAGATTTTCGAGTTTTAACCCTGAAAAAAATGGACGAGATCGGGTCGGGTCGAAATTTAACAGGTCTATATCTTAGTCATGTATTAAACTCATAACTTATCATTTAGCTAAAATAATATGGATACGAATTGTACAAATAACCAACTCTAATTTTATGTGTTTTACATTTATATAATATCAATTTTCGTATGATTTTAAGTTTACTAACAATATATAAAGTATTAGTTTAAAAAGGTAATCATCTAACCACGGAGTATAAAACAGCttgtgaatttcacgggtttaaaactagtaactTTTTAATCCTCAACGCATATTTGGAAATCACTCCACTTTTAGACTAACTAGAGGTCTTGAGTTCGAGTCCTAGAGATGCAACAATGTTAAAACTCATGAGGGGGAGCTTTACGTCCTAATAATCCTACTCGGCTCGAAAAAAAACC
Protein-coding sequences here:
- the LOC141623209 gene encoding uncharacterized protein LOC141623209, with the protein product MLLRGTGFYIWVILGVVCTIACLSECGSCPLEGIGFLNTYPSYLGLDYGPGCEHKVPVVENVSYSSKLMIPEWMVQSLNYLDGDRSITSVYESKYQANQGQLFCDNFSCVWLIIKCPSVILMPKCRMSNTTMQGNMESLRSIGQSNMSGIYVLDDHDPFSPLVSLNIYFAKSIALKYMIQQPWSSNLIHHDSTDTSRSGFFMVVNPLTQAFLHPYDTASPGPILSHHSNHCEWKTKSLVMPSINLHLNMSLPCSLSRSYPINSHFIEEASFGLMVKRDFNFKQASGISISMLNLCIGMVLAAVLMFLLFRLIMPQIILSHSVDYSIKGDRRSIQVVRPKQKSSTVHLSQRNRKSVKSTKMAHFKAVQRDESSFSPSLVSKPVIIDSNGGKFEESPPVSSTVRTRKDKRKRPRKKNGVTSGIIAHMEVLNHDGNSKTTSSLSLEESLFHDSSSLFIRDTIVTFSGLERSALDPPISAPSRLAISSLSRAPGPRSKTQKAVQAEERGDYEDRFRYDIWGDHFSRIGLMCRPDGSFASLSEPMEGVSHSFFVSDPLQTLMRNSGPAPAPVTAD